One Rosa chinensis cultivar Old Blush chromosome 5, RchiOBHm-V2, whole genome shotgun sequence genomic region harbors:
- the LOC112201466 gene encoding delta(12)-acyl-lipid-desaturase encodes MGADTKSEEPKTTRQRLPISMPPFTLSQLKKAVPPHCFKRSLLRSFSYVIYDLTLVFLFYHIATSYFHLIPHPLSYIAWPVYWILQGCILTGVWVIAHECGHHAFSDYQLLDDVVGLVLHSALLVPYFSWKYSHRRHHSNTGSMERDEVFVPKPKSKIPWYNKYFNNPPGRLISIVFTLTLGWPLYLAFNVSGRPYDRFACHYDPYGPIFSDRETVQIYISDLGILVTASVLYRIAMAKGLAWLVCVYGVPLLITNGFLVLITYLQHTHPSLPHYDTSEWDWLRGALSTVDRDYGVLNKVFHNITDTHVVHHLFSTMPHYNAMEATIAVKPILGDYYGFDGTPIYKALWREAKECLYVEPDEDAPNTKGVFWYRNYF; translated from the exons ATGGGAGCAGATACCAAGTCCGAAGAGCCAAAAACGACTCGTCAAAGGCTGCCGATTTCGATGCCTCCCTTCACTCTGAGCCAACTGAAGAAAGCCGTACCTCCACATTGCTTCAAGCGCTCTCTCCTCCGCTCCTTCTCTTATGTCATCTACGACCTCACCTTGGTGTTTCTCTTCTACCACATCGCCACCTCTTACTTCCACCTCATCCCTCATCCCCTCTCCTACATCGCATGGCCAGTCTATTGGATCCTTCAGGGCTGCATCCTCACCGGCGTGTGGGTCATCGCGCATGAGTGTGGCCACCACGCCTTCAGTGACTACCAGCTCCTAGACGACGTCGTTGGCCTTGTTCTTCACTCGGCTCTGTTGGTCCCGTACTTCTCCTGGAAATACAGTCACAGGCGCCACCACTCCAACACGGGATCGATGGAGAGGGATGAAGTGTTTGTTCCTAAACCCAAATCCAAGATCCCATG GTACAACAAATACTTCAACAACCCACCAGGCAGGTTGATCAGTATTGTCTTCACCCTCACACTCGGTTGGCCGTTGTACTTGGCATTTAACGTGTCGGGTCGACCCTACGACCGTTTTGCCTGCCACTATGACCCTTACGGTCCTATATTTTCCGACCGAGAAACCGTTCAAATATATATCTCGGATCTCGGAATTTTGGTCACAGCTTCCGTGCTCTACCGCATTGCAATGGCTAAGGGATTGGCTTGGCTTGTATGTGTTTATGGGGTGCCCTTACTAATAACAAACGGGTTTCTTGTGCTGATCACATATTTGCAGCACACTCACCCATCACTGCCGCACTATGACACGTCGGAGTGGGATTGGTTGAGAGGAGCTTTGTCCACTGTGGATAGAGACTATGGGGTGCTCAATAAGGTTTTCCATAATATTACAGACACACATGTTGTTCATCATCTCTTCTCTACAATGCCACACTATAATGCAATGGAGGCCACAATAGCAGTGAAGCCTATATTGGGAGATTACTATGGTTTTGATGGGACTCCGATTTACAAGGCTTTGTGGAGGGAGGCTAAGGAGTGCCTTTATGTTGAACCGGATGAAGATGCTCCTAATACCAAAGGTGTTTTTTGGTACCGGAATTACTTCTGA